In Cicer arietinum cultivar CDC Frontier isolate Library 1 chromosome 7, Cicar.CDCFrontier_v2.0, whole genome shotgun sequence, a single window of DNA contains:
- the LOC101508855 gene encoding F-box protein PP2-A12-like: MGIRFSISSQPSKPSLDELPESCVAVMMEYMDPPQICKLASLNRTFRSASAADFVWESKLPPNYNALINKIFDGTFPSYLGKRWLYKILCSVNTFDGGTKKVWLDRSMGKLCLCISAKGLSITGIDDRRYWNYISTEESRFTSVAYLQQTWWFEVDGEVEFPFPSGTYSLFFRIHLGKASKRFGRRVCNTEYVHGWDIKPVRFQLWTSDGQYGSSQCFLKGAGKWCYYHAGDFVVEDGNVSTKVKFSMTQIDCTHTKGGLCLDSVFVYPSEFTKVKEFLNYS, translated from the exons ATGGGGATCCGGTTCTCAATTTCATCCCAACCGTCAAAACCGAGTTTAGATGAATTGCCGGAAAGCTGCGTGGCCGTTATGATGGAATACATGGATCCTCCTCAGATTTGCAAACTAGCTTCTTTGAATCGCACTTTTCGAAGTGCTTCTGCCGCTGATTTTGTATGGGAATCCAAACTCCCCCCTAATTATAACGCCCTAATTAACAAAATCTTTGACGGTACTTTTCCATCGTATTTGGGGAAGAGATGGCTTTATAAGATCCTTTGTTCCGTCAATACTTTCGATGGAGGCACCAAG AAAGTTTGGTTGGATAGAAGCATGGGTAAGCTGTGTTTGTGTATATCGGCTAAGGGATTGTCAATAACAGGGATTGATGATCGAAGATATTGGAACTATATCTCCACCGAAGAATCTAG ATTCACTAGTGTTGCATACCTCCAACAAACCTGGTGGTTTGAAGTGGATGGTGAAGTTGAATTCCCATTTCCATCCGGCACATATAGCTTATTCTTCAGAATACATCTAGGAAAAGCCTCCAAAAGGTTTGGAAGAAGGGTTTGCAACACAGAATATGTTCATGGGTGGGATATAAAGCCTGTCAGATTCCAACTGTGGACTTCGGACGGACAGTATGGTTCATCACAATGTTTTTTGAAAGGCGCGGGGAAATGGTGCTATTACCATGCTGGCGATTTTGTTGTTGAGGATGGTAATGTATCAACAAAAGTTAAATTCTCTATGACTCAAATTGATTGCACACATACTAAAGGTGGTCTCTGTTTAGATTCTGTGTTTGTGTATCCGAGTGAATTCACAAAGGTTAAAGAATTTTTGAACTACTCTTAA